A genomic region of Fodinisporobacter ferrooxydans contains the following coding sequences:
- a CDS encoding DNA-3-methyladenine glycosylase family protein: MVEYLVPAAPFDFQRMLQRPLSRPSKVTVIDLEAASYTRALRLKAKVVPITVSGGGTVDVPVLSLSYPDDLSEQERVEIRNRTRRMFSIEQDLTDFYATMSQDPRWASLIERQYGLRPIQDINLFESMVKVIIGQQLNVQFAATLVERLVDLGEETMNWNNGFLPVFPSAEQVASWSYEQLRAQSFSQRKAEYVIDFARTIVSGKIDLERLWHMSDQQILEELTALRGIGRWTVECFLLFGMGKPDVLPAADIGVQNAVQKLYGLSQRPKEDKVRQLAEAWAPWRSYATYYLWQSLIGDN; this comes from the coding sequence ATGGTTGAATACTTGGTTCCTGCTGCACCCTTCGACTTTCAGAGGATGCTGCAACGGCCTCTGTCACGTCCCTCAAAGGTGACTGTGATTGATCTGGAGGCGGCATCCTATACAAGGGCCCTGAGGTTAAAAGCTAAAGTCGTCCCTATAACGGTTTCCGGAGGAGGCACTGTTGACGTTCCGGTACTCAGTCTGTCCTATCCGGATGATTTGTCGGAACAGGAACGGGTAGAAATTCGGAATCGTACTCGAAGGATGTTTTCCATCGAGCAGGATCTGACAGATTTTTATGCAACGATGTCTCAAGATCCAAGGTGGGCGTCCCTTATCGAACGACAGTATGGATTACGCCCGATCCAGGATATAAACCTTTTTGAGTCGATGGTCAAGGTGATTATCGGACAGCAGCTCAATGTCCAATTTGCCGCAACCTTGGTCGAACGGCTGGTGGATCTGGGTGAGGAGACTATGAATTGGAATAACGGCTTTTTGCCAGTTTTCCCTTCCGCGGAACAGGTCGCCAGTTGGTCGTATGAACAGCTTCGGGCACAGTCATTCAGCCAGCGAAAAGCCGAGTATGTCATAGATTTTGCCCGAACGATTGTCAGCGGGAAGATTGACCTTGAACGCTTGTGGCATATGTCGGACCAACAGATTTTGGAGGAATTAACAGCTCTTCGTGGAATCGGACGATGGACGGTGGAATGCTTCCTTCTCTTCGGCATGGGAAAGCCGGACGTGCTGCCTGCGGCGGACATCGGTGTTCAAAATGCTGTTCAAAAGCTGTATGGTCTGTCCCAGCGTCCTAAAGAGGATAAGGTGCGACAGTTGGCAGAAGCATGGGCACCGTGGCGGAGCTATGCAACGTATTATTTGTGGCAAAGTTTGATTGGTGATAACTAG
- a CDS encoding bifunctional transcriptional activator/DNA repair enzyme AdaA: MDKALWRAIINCDTTFDGEYYYAVKTTGIFCRPSCRSRTPRPENVLIFNSVNEAKAAGFRPCKRCRPDESPLGPDATLVEHAKSIIELRYHEPLTLNTLAQNLKISPYHLHRVFKRLTGFTLAECIFQRRIHAAEEALRTEPFRTVTEIALAVGFRSLSHFSTVFRKTLMQSPSDYRTLHMTGQEPAKEAKQ, translated from the coding sequence GTGGACAAAGCACTCTGGAGAGCCATAATAAATTGTGACACGACCTTCGACGGCGAATACTACTACGCTGTAAAAACGACAGGCATCTTTTGCCGCCCTTCGTGCCGTTCCCGCACGCCGAGGCCTGAGAATGTACTCATATTCAACAGCGTGAATGAGGCAAAAGCAGCTGGCTTTAGACCATGCAAACGGTGCCGACCGGATGAAAGTCCGCTTGGACCTGATGCAACGCTTGTCGAACATGCCAAATCCATCATTGAGCTGCGGTATCACGAGCCACTTACACTTAATACACTAGCACAGAATCTGAAAATAAGCCCCTATCATCTACACCGGGTCTTCAAACGATTGACGGGGTTTACCTTGGCGGAATGTATCTTTCAGAGACGAATCCATGCAGCGGAAGAGGCATTACGAACCGAGCCATTCCGTACAGTCACGGAAATTGCTTTAGCAGTCGGGTTTCGAAGCTTATCTCATTTCTCGACTGTCTTTCGGAAGACATTGATGCAGAGTCCGAGCGACTATCGGACTCTGCACATGACGGGGCAAGAGCCTGCAAAGGAGGCAAAGCAATGA
- a CDS encoding methylated-DNA--[protein]-cysteine S-methyltransferase, with product MTPSPVNIYWSLYKHDEWRFYLAATDSGLCCMTLPNESFETLELWVKKHIVGAVMLYDKSKLEPYVRQLAEYFGGNRREFTCPLDLRGTPFQVRVWHELLLIPFGKIKSYSEIAAGIGHSTAVRAVGAANGANPIPIVVPCHRVIGKDGRLNGYRGGIDMKADLLALEGL from the coding sequence ATGACACCTTCACCGGTAAATATCTATTGGAGCTTGTACAAACATGACGAGTGGAGATTTTATCTGGCGGCAACAGATAGCGGACTGTGCTGCATGACTCTGCCCAATGAATCCTTTGAGACATTGGAACTGTGGGTAAAAAAACACATTGTCGGCGCAGTCATGCTGTACGATAAGAGCAAGCTGGAGCCATATGTCCGACAGCTCGCGGAGTATTTTGGTGGCAACCGTCGGGAATTCACCTGCCCACTGGATCTAAGAGGGACTCCATTTCAAGTTCGAGTCTGGCATGAATTGCTTCTGATTCCGTTTGGGAAAATCAAAAGCTATTCCGAAATCGCTGCGGGCATTGGCCATTCCACCGCTGTCAGAGCAGTGGGGGCCGCAAATGGGGCAAATCCGATTCCGATTGTCGTTCCCTGCCACCGAGTCATAGGCAAAGATGGTAGGCTCAACGGATATCGTGGCGGTATAGATATGAAGGCAGATTTGCTGGCGCTGGAAGGTCTTTGA